The DNA sequence GCGCTCGCGCGCAGGTGTTCGACCTCGCGCTTGAGGCGCGAGTGCTCCAGCGCGCGCTCCAGCACGACGCCGAGGTGATCGAGGTCGGGCGGCTTGAGCATGAAGTCGTACGCGCCCATCTTGATCGCGCGCACCGCGTGCTCCACGGTGCCGTGCCCGGTGAGCATGATCACCGGCCGGTCGGGATCGTCCTCGCGCAGCCGCTTGAGGACCTGCATGCCGTCTTCGTCGCCCAGCTTCAGGTCGAGCAGGACGACGTCGGCGGCGCGCTCGCGCACGCGCTCCATCGCCTCGCGGCCGCTCGCCGCCTCGATGGGCTGCAGGCCCGCGTCGCGTGCCCACTCGCCGATGCTGAAGCGCAGCGAGCGCTCGTCATCCACGATGAGCAGCGTGTGCGTGGTCTGGGTGCGCGTGGAACTGTCGCCTTTCACCATGTCGTTTCTCCAGCGGGAATCCCAGCAGCACCGTGGTTCCGCGTCCTTCGCGGCTGGCCACTTCGATGGTGCCGCCATGCTCCTGCATGATGGTTTGCGAGATGGAAAGCCCGAGCCCGGTGCCCTGCGGCTTGGTGGTGAAGAACGGATCGAACAACTTGCCGAGCACGCCGCGTGGCATTCCGGTGCCGGTGTCGCTGATCCGCACCTGCTGGTAGCGCAGCCAGCGCGGCGCATCCCGCGCGCGAGCTGCGGGGGGATCGCCGGCGCGCCGGCCCGGTCCGCGCTGCGGCGTGCGCCGGCGCGCCAGTCGCACCTCGTAGCGCAGCGTTCCGCCCTGCGGCATGGCCTGCACGGCATTGAGCGTCACGTTCAGCAGCACCTGCAGGATGAGATCGGCGTCGATGAAGACCGGCGCGAGGCGCGCACCGCCCGTCACCTCGACCCGGATTCCGGCCTGCCGGACGGCCTCGCCGCTCAGCTCGAGCGCGCGATGGATCAGGGGCTCCAGGCGTCCGGCCGACAGCTGGGGCGTGCGCGGCCGGGCGTACTGCAGCAGACTTCCGACGATGCGGTCGAGACGGCCGACTTCCTCGAGGATCACCCTCACGAAACGCGCGCGCTCGTCGCGCGGTTCGAATCGCCGCAGCAACACCTGCGCGCTGGTGCCGATTCCCGCGAGTGGATTTCGGATTTCGTGAGCCACGCCGGCCGCGAGCTGACCGAGCGTCGCCAGGCGCTCGTTCCGGCGCAGTTCGTCGCGCATCCGCCGCGGCTGAGTGAGGTCTCGCAGGATCAACAGCAGCGCTCCGCCGGGAAGCCGGCGACTGCGCCACAGCACCGGCAGCTCTCCCCCGTTCGGGGCCGCGAGCACGGTCTCGTGCTCGACGCGGCGCGCGGCGCTCGCCTCGCGGACCAGCTCCTCCCCCGGCACGATCGAGCCCAGCAGCACGGCGGCCGACTTTCCGGCCACTCGCCGGGCGGGCACGCCGAGCAGGCGTGCCGCGGCGGGATTGGCGCGCAGTACCTTGCCGCGCGCGTCGAGCAGCAGCGCCGCGGCGTCGGTGTCTTCGAACAGCGCATCCGCCAGCGCGGCTGCCTCGGCGGGACGCGGGCGGTTCGAGCGCGCGGCGCTCATGATCTCAGGCGGGACCACGGGAGAACTCGACTCGGCCGCCCGCCCCCGCATCCTGCGGGAAATGGGGAGTCTCGATCCATGAGCCGCGGAGTATCGCAGACCGCCCCGCCCTGACCAAGCGCCGGCGCAACTTTCGTCGCGGAAACGGAGCCGCGGAGGCTCGAGGGCAAGTCGCACCGCCCCTCCGAGCGGGGCCGTACGGAGCCCGATGTACTTCATACCCATCTTTGCCGCGTTTGCTCCGCAGTACCTGTGGATATTCCGAAGCGTGGTGGGCCGGTGGGACTCTCGCCGCGATGCCGGCGAGCTCGTCGAAGGCCGATGGCGCGCGAATCAGCTTCTGCCACCGCTACGAAGCGCGCGCCGCGCGTTGCGCGAGCGTTGCACGGGGTCGAGCTCAGGGGCGGCGCATGCGCTTCAACACCGCGTCCGCGAGTCGGGAACGGATGTCCTCGCGGTCGTAGAAGCCCGCGGCGATACGCTCACGCGCGGCGCGGATCTTCTCCCAGCGCAGCAGACGGCCCTCGACCAATTGGAGTTTGGGAGGCCCGGGGCTTGCCGGTTGAGTCGGAGAAGCGGGGGGTGAACGGCGGCTACGAGCCACCGCTTTCCTTTCGCGGCTCCGAACGCGGCGGGTTCGGCTCCGGCGGGGATTCGGGCTTCCAGTGCTGGGCGCGCCGGTTCTCTTCCTGGATTCGGGCATAGATCTCCTCCCGGTGCACCTTCACCTCGGGGGGCGCCTCGATGCCCAGCTTCACCTGGCCCGAGCGCACTTCGAGGACGGTGATCTTGACCGAATCCCCGATGCGAATGTTCTCGCCTAACTTCCGTGTTAGGACCAGCATTCTGAAGCTTCCTCCGCTTCACCGCCGCTCCGGGTCCCCGGAGCAGACATGAAGCCTATCGGCAAGAGTGCTCAGCGACTTAAGCGACACCCACCCGCGAGTCTCGGATGACATGTCGAGTGACGTCGTCCCGGTCGAGTGCGGTCAACGTGGGCGAGCGCGAACGCGATCGGCCGCGAGCACGCGCGCCCAACCCCTTCTCCGCCCAAGCGGTGCGGCCGTCATCGGAGAAAGCAGCATAGCCGTGACCGTGCGCGGCTCCAAGCACCGTTTGGTGCCACGTCAGGCTTGACTCCGTTGGTTGTGCGGCGAAGAATGTTGATGGCCTCCTGCGGGCCGGAATTCGTGAGAAACCGGAACGAATTTTCAAGGACTTAGCGGCCCGAATCCCCCCATCAACAATCTGCGCCGCACAACCGACTCGGTTGCGGCTGCTGCTTCGCCGGGGGCGGCGGACCGGCGAGGGCCGATGCGAAGAATCTACTCGTGGACTCCGGCGTTAATGATTGTGGTGACTGCCGCTCTGGTGTGGACGGCCACCGGCCTCCCGGAGCGCGCCTACACGGGATTCGTCCTGCGGGGAGACCGGGTCGAGGTGGTGGATCCGGGAAGTCCCGCGGCCCGCGCGGGGCTCTCCCCCGGCGATCGTCTGCTTCCGGCCGGCAAGCGAATCTGGGCGGCCCCCAGCGCCGGAGTGCTCACCGCGGGACTCGAGCTGGGCGTTCCGGCCACGTGGTGGGTCGAGAGATCCGGCGTGCGGCGCTGGATCCAGCTGATTCCCGAACCGCCGCCTCGCGCCAGCCGCCGACTCGTCGC is a window from the Candidatus Sulfotelmatobacter sp. genome containing:
- the csrA gene encoding carbon storage regulator CsrA, with product MLVLTRKLGENIRIGDSVKITVLEVRSGQVKLGIEAPPEVKVHREEIYARIQEENRRAQHWKPESPPEPNPPRSEPRKESGGS
- a CDS encoding response regulator; translation: MVKGDSSTRTQTTHTLLIVDDERSLRFSIGEWARDAGLQPIEAASGREAMERVRERAADVVLLDLKLGDEDGMQVLKRLREDDPDRPVIMLTGHGTVEHAVRAIKMGAYDFMLKPPDLDHLGVVLERALEHSRLKREVEHLRASA
- a CDS encoding ATP-binding protein — its product is MVPPEIMSAARSNRPRPAEAAALADALFEDTDAAALLLDARGKVLRANPAAARLLGVPARRVAGKSAAVLLGSIVPGEELVREASAARRVEHETVLAAPNGGELPVLWRSRRLPGGALLLILRDLTQPRRMRDELRRNERLATLGQLAAGVAHEIRNPLAGIGTSAQVLLRRFEPRDERARFVRVILEEVGRLDRIVGSLLQYARPRTPQLSAGRLEPLIHRALELSGEAVRQAGIRVEVTGGARLAPVFIDADLILQVLLNVTLNAVQAMPQGGTLRYEVRLARRRTPQRGPGRRAGDPPAARARDAPRWLRYQQVRISDTGTGMPRGVLGKLFDPFFTTKPQGTGLGLSISQTIMQEHGGTIEVASREGRGTTVLLGFPLEKRHGERRQFHAHPDHAHAAHRG